One Pseudonocardia sediminis DNA window includes the following coding sequences:
- a CDS encoding 2-hydroxymuconate tautomerase, whose product MPLIQVTLSKGRTPEQLKALGEALTAAAESSIGAKRESVRVVLTECEPDHWFVGGETLADLRASGER is encoded by the coding sequence ATGCCCCTGATCCAGGTGACCCTCTCCAAGGGCCGCACACCCGAGCAGCTCAAGGCCCTCGGCGAGGCGCTGACCGCCGCCGCGGAGTCCTCGATCGGCGCCAAGCGGGAGTCGGTCCGCGTCGTCCTGACCGAGTGCGAGCCCGACCACTGGTTCGTCGGCGGGGAGACCCTCGCCGACCTCAGGGCGTCCGGGGAGCGCTAG
- a CDS encoding Rieske (2Fe-2S) protein — MLLPIAGPGVVRSDDGRAFAVFEVDDGYRVTDALCPHNKGPLDQGWLRDGSTVVCPWHWYRFDLDTGECDTSPQHVLGVHPVVDVDGVPHADVGGPPAPLSWSERLRAHARGDG; from the coding sequence GTGCTCCTGCCGATCGCCGGGCCCGGCGTCGTGCGGAGCGACGACGGGCGGGCGTTCGCCGTGTTCGAGGTCGACGACGGCTACCGCGTCACCGACGCGCTGTGCCCGCACAACAAGGGTCCCCTCGACCAGGGCTGGTTGCGGGACGGATCGACCGTGGTCTGCCCGTGGCACTGGTACCGGTTCGACCTCGACACCGGGGAGTGCGACACGTCGCCGCAGCACGTCCTGGGCGTCCACCCGGTGGTCGACGTCGACGGCGTCCCGCACGCCGACGTCGGCGGGCCGCCGGCGCCGCTGTCCTGGTCGGAACGGCTGCGCGCGCACGCCCGCGGCGACGGCTGA
- a CDS encoding SGNH/GDSL hydrolase family protein: MRRLLVPLLVCVLLLTGLAPAASAAKPAAAAAPVDYVALGDSYAAGVGAAPDGRSGDCRRSEQGYPARWAARNDPATFVSVACSGATTGQVLIKQVRTVSRQTDLVTITVGGNDTGFAPVLGICSTAKDDAACDRAVRGGERAARYLVPVGLTAIIGAAKLQAPKARIVVLGYPRLFAPGAACDVPLVPNAARRAALNRGADTLNASLRSTATRFGARYADVSRAFAGHGVCSAEPWINGPTAPTASGNYHPTSVGYARGYLPALQSAAPRT; the protein is encoded by the coding sequence GTGCGCCGACTCCTCGTCCCCCTGCTGGTCTGCGTGCTGCTCCTGACAGGTCTGGCCCCGGCGGCCTCGGCGGCGAAACCGGCCGCCGCGGCCGCACCCGTCGACTACGTGGCGCTCGGCGACTCCTACGCCGCCGGCGTCGGCGCGGCACCGGACGGGCGCAGCGGGGACTGCCGGCGCAGCGAGCAGGGTTACCCCGCGCGGTGGGCCGCACGGAACGACCCGGCCACGTTCGTCTCCGTCGCGTGCAGTGGTGCGACCACCGGGCAGGTGCTGATCAAGCAGGTCCGCACCGTCTCCCGGCAGACCGACCTCGTCACGATCACCGTGGGCGGCAACGACACCGGCTTCGCCCCGGTCCTGGGCATCTGCAGCACGGCGAAGGACGACGCGGCGTGTGACCGCGCCGTCCGCGGGGGCGAGCGTGCCGCGAGGTACCTGGTGCCGGTCGGGCTGACGGCCATCATCGGGGCGGCGAAGCTGCAGGCGCCGAAGGCGAGGATCGTCGTGCTGGGCTACCCGCGGCTGTTCGCCCCGGGCGCGGCCTGCGACGTCCCGCTGGTGCCGAACGCGGCCCGGCGCGCCGCCCTGAACCGCGGCGCCGACACGCTGAACGCTTCGCTGCGCAGCACCGCGACTCGCTTCGGCGCCCGCTACGCCGACGTCTCGCGCGCGTTCGCCGGCCACGGCGTGTGCAGCGCCGAACCGTGGATCAACGGACCGACCGCGCCCACGGCGTCCGGCAACTACCACCCGACCTCGGTCGGCTACGCCCGCGGCTACCTGCCCGCCCTGCAGTCCGCGGCACCCCGCACCTGA
- a CDS encoding ATP-binding cassette domain-containing protein — protein sequence MDEPSRYPDRTVVECRDVRVALGARPVLDGLNLTVRPGRVYALLGRNGAGKSTTFSLLLGLRRPDSGQVRLFGEPWCRDALAHVGASIDGPALYGHLSASENLLVHARLTGRSGVMSVASVAPDATDAPLVRALGARRRGVGLSAPARGRSRCRRSS from the coding sequence ATGGACGAACCCAGCAGGTATCCGGACCGCACCGTCGTCGAGTGCCGTGACGTCCGGGTCGCCCTCGGCGCACGACCCGTTCTCGACGGCCTGAACCTGACGGTCCGCCCGGGACGCGTCTACGCCCTGCTCGGGCGCAACGGTGCCGGTAAGAGCACGACGTTCTCGCTGCTCCTGGGGCTGCGCAGGCCGGACTCCGGGCAGGTGCGCCTGTTCGGGGAGCCCTGGTGTCGTGACGCTCTGGCCCACGTGGGCGCGAGCATCGACGGCCCGGCGCTCTACGGGCACCTCTCCGCGTCGGAGAACCTCCTGGTCCACGCCCGGCTCACCGGTAGATCCGGGGTGATGAGCGTGGCATCCGTCGCGCCGGACGCAACGGATGCCCCGCTCGTTCGGGCCCTCGGAGCCCGCAGGCGCGGGGTGGGGCTCAGTGCTCCGGCTCGTGGCCGATCGCGGTGCCGCCGGTCGTCGTGA
- a CDS encoding Rieske 2Fe-2S domain-containing protein, with protein sequence MLTAEQNDELTQVEPGTRMGQVLRRYWYPVAFTRELEEFPVKRVELLGEFFALWRSPRGRYGIIPEPCPHRKASMAYGVVEDDGLRCPYHGWKFDTDGACTEQPAEKENTNFQNRVRADAGRVEEMGGLVWAYVGPDPAPELPRFDTYVMDGFRDIGWADLPCNYVQIMENAVDPHHVEFLHGRYFEFIGRHEGFTAPASFGKQHQRIGFDAFEWGIIKRRILAGASEENDDWKVGHPLVFPYNMRVGGGGIHQMQIRVPINRTTTRFMLYTVHAPEGYEPHAQPTVPDYEIPVFDDRGRHVVNYVEGQDIMAWCTQGHITDRTTEHLGRSDIGVAMLRKMFREQMDRVERGEDPLGTIRESHERIDLPCEKDKFHAGGAQFALDFCDMGSTRFSPMLDAIKKIHISAAEQVGKDKAAGREPFQPVGGIGEATLEPGTQAQVDSGPKA encoded by the coding sequence ATGCTGACCGCCGAGCAGAACGACGAGCTGACCCAGGTCGAGCCGGGCACCCGGATGGGGCAGGTGCTCCGCCGCTACTGGTACCCGGTGGCGTTCACCCGCGAGCTGGAGGAGTTCCCGGTCAAGCGGGTCGAGCTCCTCGGCGAGTTCTTCGCGCTGTGGCGGTCCCCGCGCGGGCGGTACGGGATCATCCCGGAGCCGTGCCCGCACCGGAAGGCGTCGATGGCCTACGGCGTCGTCGAGGACGACGGCCTGCGCTGCCCGTACCACGGCTGGAAGTTCGACACCGACGGCGCGTGCACCGAGCAGCCCGCCGAGAAGGAGAACACCAACTTCCAGAACCGCGTCCGTGCCGACGCCGGGCGCGTCGAGGAGATGGGCGGCCTCGTGTGGGCCTACGTCGGGCCCGATCCGGCGCCGGAGCTGCCGCGTTTCGACACCTACGTGATGGACGGGTTCCGCGACATCGGCTGGGCCGACCTGCCGTGCAACTACGTGCAGATCATGGAGAACGCGGTCGACCCGCACCACGTGGAGTTCCTGCACGGGCGATACTTCGAGTTCATCGGCCGCCACGAGGGCTTCACCGCGCCCGCGTCGTTCGGCAAGCAGCACCAGCGGATCGGCTTCGACGCCTTCGAGTGGGGCATCATCAAGCGACGCATCCTGGCCGGGGCCAGCGAGGAGAACGACGACTGGAAGGTCGGCCACCCGCTGGTGTTCCCCTACAACATGCGGGTCGGTGGCGGCGGCATCCACCAGATGCAGATCCGGGTCCCGATCAACCGGACCACCACCCGGTTCATGCTCTACACGGTGCACGCGCCGGAGGGCTACGAGCCTCATGCGCAGCCCACGGTCCCGGACTACGAGATCCCCGTGTTCGACGACCGGGGCCGGCACGTCGTCAACTACGTCGAGGGCCAGGACATCATGGCCTGGTGCACGCAGGGGCACATCACCGACCGCACCACCGAGCACCTGGGCCGCAGCGACATCGGCGTGGCGATGCTGCGCAAGATGTTCCGCGAGCAGATGGACCGCGTCGAGCGTGGCGAGGACCCGCTGGGCACGATCCGCGAGTCCCACGAGCGGATCGACCTGCCGTGCGAGAAGGACAAGTTCCACGCCGGTGGCGCGCAGTTCGCGCTGGACTTCTGCGACATGGGCTCGACCCGGTTCTCGCCGATGCTCGACGCCATCAAGAAGATCCACATCAGCGCGGCCGAGCAGGTGGGCAAGGACAAGGCCGCCGGGCGCGAGCCGTTCCAGCCGGTCGGCGGGATCGGAGAGGCGACCCTGGAGCCGGGGACACAGGCGCAGGTCGACTCCGGTCCGAAGGCATGA
- a CDS encoding UGSC family (seleno)protein — MIVLDPTGERSPAHRTARERPADLTGLRVGLLDISKPRGPEFLDRLEALLSERGIAVRRYAKPTFTKPMPPDLRREIGTQCDVVIEALADUGSCTSCSVHDFVALEAQGVVAAFVASSEFVDAAATQARALGYAAVPAVFVPHPIQDRTDTEMGELAEKALADILAAVTSTG; from the coding sequence ATGATCGTCCTGGACCCGACCGGTGAGCGGTCGCCGGCGCACCGCACCGCGCGGGAGCGCCCTGCGGACCTGACCGGGCTGCGCGTCGGCCTGCTCGACATCTCCAAGCCGCGCGGGCCGGAGTTCCTCGACCGGCTCGAGGCCCTGCTGTCCGAGCGCGGCATCGCGGTGCGCCGCTACGCCAAGCCGACGTTCACCAAGCCGATGCCCCCGGACCTGCGTCGCGAGATCGGCACCCAGTGCGACGTGGTGATCGAGGCCCTCGCCGATTGAGGCTCCTGCACGTCGTGCAGTGTGCACGACTTCGTCGCCCTGGAGGCCCAGGGTGTGGTGGCCGCGTTCGTGGCGTCGTCGGAGTTCGTCGACGCCGCCGCCACCCAGGCCCGCGCGCTCGGCTACGCCGCGGTACCCGCCGTGTTCGTCCCGCACCCCATCCAGGACCGCACCGACACGGAGATGGGTGAGCTGGCCGAGAAGGCGCTCGCCGACATCCTGGCGGCGGTGACATCGACCGGCTGA
- a CDS encoding thioredoxin family protein yields MSDTAVDVPRDGLVAVVKRDCPTCVLVEPVLAGLPGLTVYTQDDPSFPESVTARDDTALEVSLALDVRTVPTLLRFDGGTETARTEGWSRPDWETLTGVGGLGPDLPEHRPGCGSRTGDPEFADELLVRTHGSSLHARRIEVTALEDEAEALFDRGWSDGLPVVAPTPARVLRMLQGTTRDPGEVVAVVPPDLVEVTVEKVAVNAVLAGCRPEYLPVVLAAVEAACTDEFNAHGLLATTWGAGPAIVVNGPVAGEIGMNSRGNALGQGNRANSTIGRALQLVIRNVGGGRPGGVDRAALGHPGKIGFSFAEDEAGSPWEPLSVSRGVAPGVSAVTVFAAEGPRGLTDQISRTPESLARSLALGLLGVSHPKSPRAFDATLVVCPEHARVFADAGWSRADLEAALAQALLLDPADVVRGAGGIEEGVPEGKLSGPVPKFRPGGLMIVHAGGGAGMFSSVIGGWVGGPGGSTPVTREVRP; encoded by the coding sequence GTGTCGGACACCGCCGTGGACGTGCCGCGCGACGGCCTCGTCGCGGTCGTGAAACGGGACTGCCCGACGTGCGTCCTGGTCGAACCGGTGCTCGCGGGACTGCCCGGGCTCACCGTCTACACCCAGGACGACCCGTCGTTCCCGGAGTCGGTGACCGCCCGCGACGACACCGCACTGGAGGTCAGCCTCGCCCTCGACGTGCGGACGGTGCCGACGCTGCTCCGCTTCGACGGCGGCACCGAGACCGCGCGCACCGAGGGCTGGTCCCGCCCGGACTGGGAGACCCTCACCGGGGTCGGCGGACTGGGGCCCGACCTGCCCGAGCACCGGCCCGGCTGCGGCTCGCGCACCGGCGACCCGGAGTTCGCCGACGAGCTGCTCGTCCGCACCCACGGCTCCTCGCTGCACGCACGGCGGATCGAGGTCACCGCGCTGGAGGACGAGGCCGAGGCCCTGTTCGACCGCGGCTGGTCCGACGGGCTCCCCGTCGTCGCGCCCACCCCGGCCCGGGTCCTGCGGATGCTGCAGGGCACCACCCGCGATCCGGGCGAGGTCGTCGCCGTCGTGCCGCCGGACCTGGTCGAGGTCACCGTGGAGAAGGTCGCGGTGAACGCGGTGCTGGCCGGATGCCGCCCGGAGTACCTGCCGGTCGTGCTGGCCGCGGTCGAGGCCGCGTGCACCGACGAGTTCAACGCCCACGGCCTGCTCGCCACCACCTGGGGCGCGGGGCCCGCGATCGTGGTCAACGGCCCGGTCGCCGGTGAGATCGGGATGAACTCCCGCGGCAACGCGCTCGGTCAGGGCAACCGGGCCAACTCCACGATCGGCCGCGCGCTGCAGCTGGTGATCCGCAACGTCGGCGGCGGGCGTCCCGGCGGGGTCGACCGGGCGGCGCTGGGCCACCCCGGCAAGATCGGGTTCAGCTTCGCCGAGGACGAGGCGGGCTCGCCCTGGGAGCCGCTGTCGGTCTCCCGCGGCGTCGCGCCCGGGGTCTCCGCCGTGACCGTGTTCGCCGCCGAGGGACCGCGCGGGCTGACCGACCAGATCTCGCGCACCCCGGAGTCGCTGGCCCGGTCGCTGGCGCTGGGACTGCTCGGCGTCTCGCACCCGAAGTCGCCGCGGGCGTTCGACGCGACGCTGGTCGTCTGCCCCGAGCACGCGCGGGTGTTCGCCGACGCAGGCTGGTCGCGGGCGGACCTGGAGGCGGCGCTGGCGCAGGCGCTGCTGCTGGACCCGGCCGACGTCGTCCGCGGGGCCGGCGGCATCGAGGAGGGTGTGCCCGAGGGCAAGCTGTCCGGGCCGGTCCCCAAGTTCCGGCCCGGCGGACTGATGATCGTGCACGCCGGCGGCGGCGCCGGCATGTTCTCGTCGGTGATCGGCGGCTGGGTCGGCGGACCCGGCGGGAGCACACCCGTCACGAGAGAGGTACGGCCATGA
- a CDS encoding IclR family transcriptional regulator, with protein sequence MRDDAVESPRPSWRLDSVANAARLLKEFSRTDRELGVSELSRRLGLATSTVHRLLATLTDERLLDRTPGGYRLGLALFDLGASVAPHLDLHEAAMPVMATLRASTGETVQLAVLDGLESVYIDRLESPHTVRIFSRVGTRLPATTTSTGKVLLAALPRAELDERLRAWTPQRVTPHTIVDPGTLRTRLDEVAVRGWAENREESRVGVVSVGAPVHDAHGGVVAALSVAAPTDRAGPAALRRIRASVIESAAVVSRRIGLSHS encoded by the coding sequence ATGCGCGACGACGCCGTCGAGAGCCCCCGGCCGTCCTGGCGCCTGGACTCGGTGGCCAACGCGGCGCGCCTGCTCAAGGAGTTCTCCCGCACCGACCGCGAGCTCGGCGTCTCGGAGCTCTCACGGCGCCTCGGCCTGGCCACCTCGACGGTGCACCGGCTGCTGGCCACGCTCACCGACGAGCGTCTGCTCGACCGCACCCCGGGCGGCTACCGGCTCGGTCTGGCGCTGTTCGACCTGGGCGCGAGCGTCGCGCCGCACCTGGACCTGCACGAGGCCGCGATGCCGGTGATGGCGACGCTGCGCGCGTCCACCGGGGAGACGGTGCAGCTCGCGGTCCTCGACGGGCTGGAGTCGGTCTACATCGACCGTCTGGAGAGCCCGCACACCGTCCGGATCTTCTCCCGGGTCGGTACCCGGCTGCCCGCGACGACGACCAGCACCGGGAAGGTCCTGCTCGCCGCGCTCCCCCGCGCCGAGCTCGACGAACGCCTGCGCGCCTGGACCCCGCAGCGGGTCACCCCGCACACGATCGTCGACCCCGGGACGCTGCGCACCCGACTGGACGAGGTCGCGGTGCGTGGCTGGGCGGAGAACCGTGAGGAGTCCCGGGTCGGGGTGGTGTCGGTGGGCGCGCCGGTGCACGACGCGCACGGCGGCGTCGTCGCCGCGCTGTCGGTCGCCGCCCCCACCGACCGCGCCGGGCCGGCGGCGCTGCGCCGGATCCGCGCCTCGGTGATCGAGTCGGCGGCGGTGGTCTCACGCCGGATCGGGCTGTCGCACTCCTGA
- a CDS encoding IclR family transcriptional regulator, with protein sequence MSGVPALRRGLAVLRLLAAHSGPMPAATLASLLGLPRSTMYHLLTELEAAGFVVHLPEQQRYGLGLAAFEVGSAYLRHDPLDRLAAPILRRLVERVGHDAHLGVLHGRELLYLLRERPARPEGLVTAVGVRLPAHLTASGRAVLAGTGRAQLRALLSTGAPLQRRTDRGPASLRALHSALAAERRRGWSCEDGEVSPGFASVACPVLGPDGHAVASVSVTFRHLCDPACGRTWPELAGHVHRTAHEITRRLGGAAAGGSGVRQPDPA encoded by the coding sequence GTGTCCGGAGTGCCGGCGCTGCGCCGCGGGCTGGCCGTGCTGCGGCTGCTCGCCGCACACTCCGGGCCGATGCCCGCGGCGACGCTGGCGTCGTTGCTGGGGCTGCCCCGCTCGACGATGTACCACCTGCTCACCGAGCTGGAGGCGGCCGGATTCGTGGTGCACCTGCCCGAGCAGCAGCGCTACGGCCTGGGCCTGGCTGCGTTCGAGGTGGGGTCGGCCTACCTGCGCCACGACCCGCTCGACCGGCTCGCCGCCCCGATCCTGCGACGCCTCGTCGAGCGCGTCGGGCACGACGCGCACCTCGGCGTCCTGCACGGCCGGGAGCTGCTCTACCTGCTGCGCGAGCGCCCGGCCCGGCCGGAGGGGCTGGTCACCGCGGTCGGTGTGCGGCTGCCGGCGCACCTGACGGCGTCCGGACGGGCCGTCCTCGCGGGGACGGGCCGGGCCCAGCTCCGGGCGCTGCTCTCGACCGGCGCCCCGCTGCAGCGGCGCACCGACCGCGGGCCGGCGTCGCTGCGTGCCCTGCACTCGGCGCTCGCCGCCGAGCGACGACGGGGGTGGTCCTGCGAGGACGGCGAGGTCAGCCCGGGTTTCGCCTCGGTGGCCTGCCCGGTCCTCGGACCGGACGGGCACGCCGTGGCGTCGGTGAGCGTCACGTTCCGGCACCTGTGCGACCCGGCCTGCGGGCGGACGTGGCCGGAGCTGGCCGGGCACGTGCACCGCACCGCCCACGAGATCACCCGGCGTCTCGGCGGCGCGGCCGCCGGTGGCTCAGGAGTGCGACAGCCCGATCCGGCGTGA
- the hutU gene encoding urocanate hydratase — protein MGAGAARGTTRTARSWATEGALRMLDNNLDPEVAERPEDLVVYGGTGKAARDHASLAAIRRCLVDLQSDETLLVQSGRPVGVFRTHEWAPRVLLANSNLVGDWATWPEFRRLEQLGLTMYGQMTAGSWIYIGSQGILQGTYETFAAVARARFGGSLAGTCTLTAGLGGMGGAQPLAVTMNGGVALVVECDPARARRRVETGYLDEIAPDLDAALARVAGARSAREAVSVAVIGNAAEVFGEIHRRGAEMDVVTDQTSAHDPLSYLPVGVSAEEWPAFARNKPEEFTDRARESMAAHVSAMLAFRDDGAEVFDYGNSIRGEALLAGCSRAFEIPGFVPAYIRPLFCEGKGPFRWVALSGDPADIAATDRAVLDLFGDDEPLARWMRLAGSRVRHQGLPARICWLGYGERARAGERFNDMVASGELSAPVVIGRDHLDSGSVASPYRETEAMADGSDAIADWPLLNALLNTASGASWVSLHHGGGVGMGRSIHAGQVCVADGTDLAGQKIARVLTNDPGTGVIRHVDAGYARAVEVADERGVRIPMREQR, from the coding sequence ATGGGCGCAGGAGCGGCGCGGGGCACGACGAGGACGGCACGGAGCTGGGCCACCGAGGGGGCCCTGCGGATGCTGGACAACAACCTCGACCCCGAGGTGGCCGAGCGGCCCGAGGACCTCGTCGTCTACGGCGGCACCGGCAAGGCCGCCCGCGACCACGCCAGCCTCGCCGCCATCCGGCGCTGCCTGGTCGACCTGCAGTCCGACGAGACACTGCTCGTGCAGTCCGGGCGTCCGGTCGGGGTGTTCCGCACCCACGAGTGGGCCCCGCGCGTGCTGCTGGCGAACTCCAACCTCGTCGGCGACTGGGCGACCTGGCCGGAGTTCCGCCGCCTGGAGCAGCTCGGCCTGACCATGTACGGGCAGATGACGGCCGGATCGTGGATCTACATCGGCAGCCAGGGGATCCTGCAGGGCACCTACGAGACGTTCGCCGCCGTCGCCCGCGCCCGCTTCGGCGGCTCGCTGGCCGGTACGTGCACGCTGACCGCGGGACTGGGCGGCATGGGCGGCGCGCAGCCGCTGGCCGTCACCATGAACGGCGGCGTCGCGCTGGTCGTCGAGTGCGACCCGGCGCGGGCGCGGCGCCGCGTCGAGACCGGGTACCTCGACGAGATCGCCCCCGACCTCGACGCCGCGCTCGCCCGCGTCGCGGGGGCACGCTCGGCCCGCGAGGCGGTATCGGTCGCGGTGATCGGGAACGCCGCGGAGGTGTTCGGAGAGATCCACCGCCGCGGGGCCGAGATGGACGTCGTCACCGACCAGACGTCGGCGCACGACCCGCTGTCCTACCTGCCGGTCGGCGTCTCGGCGGAGGAGTGGCCGGCGTTCGCGCGGAACAAGCCCGAGGAGTTCACCGACCGGGCGCGGGAGTCGATGGCCGCGCACGTGTCGGCCATGCTCGCGTTCCGCGACGACGGCGCCGAGGTGTTCGACTACGGCAACTCGATCCGCGGCGAGGCGCTGCTCGCCGGGTGCTCACGCGCGTTCGAGATCCCCGGGTTCGTCCCGGCCTACATCCGCCCGCTGTTCTGCGAGGGCAAGGGCCCGTTCCGGTGGGTGGCACTGTCGGGCGACCCGGCCGACATCGCCGCCACCGACCGCGCTGTGCTGGACCTCTTCGGCGACGACGAGCCGCTGGCCCGCTGGATGCGCCTGGCCGGCTCGCGGGTGAGGCACCAGGGGCTACCGGCGCGGATCTGCTGGCTCGGCTACGGCGAGCGGGCGCGGGCCGGGGAACGGTTCAACGACATGGTCGCCTCCGGGGAGCTGTCGGCGCCGGTCGTCATCGGGCGCGACCACCTCGACTCCGGCAGCGTGGCCTCGCCCTACCGGGAGACCGAGGCGATGGCCGACGGTTCGGACGCGATCGCGGACTGGCCGCTGCTCAACGCCCTGCTCAACACCGCGTCCGGCGCGAGCTGGGTGTCGCTGCACCACGGCGGCGGCGTCGGGATGGGCCGGTCGATCCACGCCGGGCAGGTGTGTGTCGCCGACGGCACCGATCTGGCCGGTCAGAAGATCGCGCGGGTGCTGACGAACGACCCGGGCACCGGCGTGATCCGCCACGTCGACGCCGGGTACGCCCGTGCGGTCGAGGTCGCCGACGAGCGCGGGGTCCGGATCCCGATGCGGGAGCAGCGATGA
- a CDS encoding allantoate amidohydrolase: MSAVGLLRQIADVGRDRARGGYSRHLATAAESDLRDWFTEQAARRGLDVETDRNGNVWAWWGAPGDDAVVTGSHLDSVPGGGAFDGPLGVASALAAVDDLLARGFAPARPLAVVVFAEEEGGRFGVPCLGSRLLTGSLDADRARGLRDADGVTLAEALTARGGDPSALGPDPERLARVGRFVELHVEQGRALDVPVGIGSTIVAHGRWRLSFTGQGNHAGTTALTDRRDPMIPAAATVLAARRAAARAADARATVGRLVPTPGGTNVIASSVDLWLDVRTPSGEPGPVVEDVLAAAREAAAAEGCTVELVRESLSGAVAFDDALAARMAAAVPGAPLLPTAAGHDAGVLAAHVPAGMLHVRNPTGVSHAPDEHAEDDDVERGVRALADVLAEPAR; encoded by the coding sequence ATGAGCGCGGTGGGTCTCCTGCGCCAGATCGCCGACGTCGGGCGGGACCGGGCGCGCGGCGGGTACTCCCGCCACCTCGCGACCGCCGCCGAGTCCGACCTGCGCGACTGGTTCACCGAGCAGGCCGCGCGCCGGGGCCTGGACGTCGAGACCGACCGCAACGGCAACGTGTGGGCGTGGTGGGGCGCCCCCGGTGACGACGCCGTCGTCACCGGCAGCCACCTCGACTCCGTCCCCGGTGGCGGCGCGTTCGACGGCCCGCTGGGCGTCGCGAGCGCGCTGGCCGCCGTCGACGATCTCCTCGCACGCGGGTTCGCGCCGGCCCGCCCGCTGGCGGTCGTGGTGTTCGCCGAAGAGGAGGGCGGACGCTTCGGCGTGCCCTGCCTGGGCTCGCGGCTGCTCACCGGATCGCTGGACGCCGACCGCGCCCGCGGGCTGCGCGACGCCGACGGGGTCACCCTCGCCGAGGCGCTGACCGCCCGGGGCGGCGACCCGTCCGCGCTCGGCCCGGACCCGGAACGGCTCGCCCGGGTGGGACGGTTCGTGGAGCTGCACGTGGAGCAGGGCCGCGCCCTGGACGTGCCCGTCGGGATCGGGTCGACGATCGTCGCGCACGGACGCTGGAGGCTGTCCTTCACCGGCCAGGGCAACCACGCCGGCACCACCGCGCTCACCGACCGCCGCGACCCGATGATCCCGGCCGCGGCCACCGTCCTGGCCGCGCGCCGGGCCGCCGCCCGCGCCGCGGACGCCCGCGCCACCGTCGGGCGCTTGGTGCCGACCCCGGGCGGCACGAACGTCATCGCGTCCTCGGTCGACCTGTGGCTCGACGTCCGGACCCCGTCCGGCGAGCCCGGTCCGGTCGTCGAGGACGTGCTGGCCGCCGCACGCGAGGCCGCGGCCGCCGAGGGCTGCACCGTCGAGCTCGTCCGGGAGTCGCTCTCCGGTGCCGTCGCCTTCGACGACGCCCTCGCCGCACGGATGGCCGCGGCCGTCCCCGGCGCTCCGCTGCTGCCCACCGCGGCCGGGCACGACGCCGGGGTGCTCGCCGCGCACGTACCGGCCGGGATGCTGCACGTCCGCAACCCGACCGGCGTCAGCCACGCCCCGGACGAGCACGCCGAGGACGACGACGTGGAACGAGGCGTCCGCGCGCTGGCCGACGTGCTCGCGGAGCCGGCGCGATGA